One window of Nostoc sp. C052 genomic DNA carries:
- a CDS encoding DUF1772 domain-containing protein: MLQNLITQQHYFVLKLFSALGCGLIAGVFFAFSSFVMSGLGRLQPAQGIAAMQSINITVINPLFMVVFLGTAAACIFLAISSLLKWHQPDAVYLLLGSLLYLIGTFGVTIVFNVPLNEALAKVEPDTAIGASLWSSYLSNWTIWNHIRTATAVAAAALITIALCYPAAKS, encoded by the coding sequence ATGCTGCAAAATCTGATTACTCAACAACATTATTTCGTGTTGAAGCTTTTCTCAGCACTGGGATGTGGCTTAATAGCTGGAGTATTCTTCGCCTTCTCGTCCTTTGTGATGAGTGGCCTTGGCAGACTTCAGCCAGCACAAGGCATTGCTGCCATGCAATCTATCAATATCACAGTAATCAATCCATTGTTCATGGTAGTGTTCTTGGGAACAGCTGCGGCCTGCATCTTTCTGGCTATCTCCTCGCTATTAAAGTGGCATCAACCTGATGCCGTCTACTTGCTGCTTGGCAGCTTGCTGTACCTCATTGGTACTTTTGGGGTGACAATCGTTTTCAATGTGCCACTCAACGAAGCGCTGGCGAAAGTCGAGCCTGACACTGCCATAGGTGCAAGCCTATGGTCTAGCTATCTTAGCAACTGGACAATCTGGAACCACATTCGGACAGCAACAGCCGTTGCAGCAGCGGCATTAATCACCATCGCGCTTTGTTACCCTGCGGCGAAATCGTAA
- a CDS encoding GUN4 domain-containing protein, with amino-acid sequence MLTKQQRQLITYEAISIYERTYQLPVLKTKSVKKIQQNIRERQKLIKEGVRYHHQLGGIIKRKEKISQGEVFEEIQLFIKDYSHIIDFLESYKDSYDNFLLSLADELKKLFKEKYLEIKSLEDERIELELKNHKNPKILDELKWEKQENFKAVLLLSNAYFLMLEKINLIGEGLKKLAEDTKNQKKIVQQIVKDLEVYQEIYEYQRKAYKIRQEIAKIAHTAINFENSLQDYFSPFQSLIDEVVKVDEYFYATVADIKNLGDNVLKYQSNLFNLEDNEAISETFLDFMVTSYEKKARLKDAFIQSQLLDWQIHNFDLSRNGVFLDKSIDLISNYISKELTDQRKVLGIAGVNFVSTTPISAVEETELMGLSNHNVILAKEFIDNQNIDYTQLQDLLAQHKWKEADIETTKLMLKVMNKNYWDEVYKEDIENFSCQDIHTIDRLWEEYSYGYFGFSIQQTIWSEMGGQVDYETEKRLGDRLGWRKEGNWLDYEQLTFKLSPMTPMGHLPAKWLHYDQDSLELSSKSSSTEHLSMGAWRVKSWLIWQMHLFFSRTKTCNETFR; translated from the coding sequence ATGCTAACTAAACAACAAAGACAACTAATTACTTATGAAGCTATTTCAATTTACGAACGAACCTATCAATTACCCGTTCTGAAAACTAAGTCCGTAAAAAAAATTCAACAAAATATTAGAGAACGCCAAAAATTAATTAAGGAAGGTGTTAGATATCATCATCAGCTTGGGGGCATAATTAAACGAAAAGAAAAAATTAGCCAGGGAGAAGTTTTTGAGGAAATCCAATTATTTATTAAAGACTACAGTCATATTATTGATTTTCTAGAAAGTTATAAGGATAGTTATGATAATTTTTTATTAAGCCTTGCAGACGAATTAAAAAAATTATTCAAAGAAAAATATTTAGAAATAAAAAGTTTAGAAGATGAAAGAATAGAATTAGAGCTAAAAAATCACAAAAATCCCAAAATACTTGATGAGCTAAAATGGGAAAAACAAGAAAACTTTAAAGCAGTTTTATTGTTGAGCAATGCTTATTTCTTAATGTTAGAGAAAATAAATTTGATTGGTGAAGGACTTAAGAAGCTTGCAGAAGATACCAAAAATCAAAAAAAAATCGTTCAGCAAATAGTTAAAGATTTAGAAGTTTATCAAGAGATTTATGAATATCAAAGAAAAGCCTATAAGATTCGTCAAGAAATAGCAAAAATTGCCCACACCGCAATCAATTTTGAAAATTCTTTACAAGATTACTTTAGTCCCTTTCAATCTTTAATAGATGAAGTTGTAAAAGTAGATGAATATTTTTATGCAACTGTCGCAGATATTAAAAATCTAGGGGATAATGTTTTAAAATATCAGTCCAATTTATTTAATCTTGAAGATAACGAGGCAATTTCTGAAACTTTTCTCGATTTTATGGTGACAAGCTATGAGAAAAAAGCCAGATTAAAGGATGCTTTTATTCAATCTCAATTATTAGATTGGCAAATCCATAATTTTGATTTGAGCAGAAATGGCGTATTTTTAGATAAGAGTATTGATTTAATATCTAACTATATATCCAAGGAACTCACCGATCAAAGAAAAGTGCTAGGCATAGCAGGAGTAAATTTTGTCTCTACAACACCTATATCTGCTGTTGAAGAAACAGAATTGATGGGATTGAGTAATCACAATGTTATTTTAGCAAAAGAATTTATTGACAATCAAAATATTGATTATACCCAATTGCAGGATCTCCTCGCACAGCATAAATGGAAAGAAGCTGATATTGAAACCACTAAATTAATGCTAAAAGTCATGAATAAGAATTATTGGGATGAAGTTTATAAGGAAGATATTGAGAACTTTTCTTGTCAAGATATCCATACCATCGATCGACTTTGGGAAGAATACAGTTATGGTTATTTTGGCTTCAGTATTCAGCAAACTATTTGGAGCGAAATGGGTGGCCAAGTAGATTATGAAACAGAAAAGAGACTTGGCGATCGCCTTGGTTGGCGAAAAGAGGGAAACTGGTTAGATTATGAGCAACTAACTTTTAAATTGTCTCCGATGACACCAATGGGGCACTTACCAGCCAAATGGTTACACTATGACCAAGATAGCTTGGAATTATCCTCAAAATCATCATCTACAGAACACCTTTCAATGGGAGCTTGGCGGGTAAAATCTTGGTTGATTTGGCAAATGCACTTATTCTTTTCTCGTACAAAAACTTGTAACGAAACTTTCCGATAA
- a CDS encoding Uma2 family endonuclease, whose translation MIALSDSVFITPEEYLQLEEKSNIKHEYIDGQVYAMAGTTDTHNTIVGNLFILIRNHFRGSDCRVYFADIKARIEKRNRFYYPDIFVTCDPQDRETPTYKRFSKLIIEVLSDSTEAFDRGDKFNDYQTLDSVEEYVLVNTKHQRVETFRRNEQGLWVLQTYTPDNQTFELQSINLTASFTDLYQDVELEAIAQKPEF comes from the coding sequence ATGATTGCTCTATCTGATTCAGTTTTTATCACTCCCGAAGAATACCTCCAACTAGAAGAAAAAAGCAATATAAAACATGAATATATTGATGGTCAAGTTTACGCAATGGCGGGAACAACTGACACTCATAACACCATTGTCGGAAACCTATTTATTTTGATTCGTAACCACTTTCGAGGGTCAGACTGTCGAGTTTATTTTGCCGATATTAAAGCCAGGATTGAAAAGCGTAACCGCTTTTATTACCCTGATATTTTCGTAACCTGCGACCCTCAAGACCGAGAAACTCCTACCTATAAACGCTTTTCTAAACTTATTATCGAAGTTCTATCCGATTCTACTGAAGCCTTTGATCGAGGTGACAAATTCAACGACTATCAAACCCTTGATAGTGTAGAGGAATACGTTTTAGTTAACACTAAACACCAACGAGTTGAAACCTTCCGCCGTAATGAACAAGGCTTATGGGTGTTACAAACCTATACACCTGATAACCAAACTTTTGAACTTCAAAGTATTAACCTAACTGCTTCCTTTACTGACCTTTACCAGGATGTAGAATTGGAAGCGATCGCCCAGAAGCCAGAATTTTAA
- a CDS encoding non-ribosomal peptide synthetase encodes MTKNEQLVSLMLRLQNMGCRIWAEDDKLRIRTSKNALTSELKQEIQANKTDILAFLNSVKATTVIAEEIPTLPDDAPKPLSFAQQRIWLLAQLQGPSASYNMPIALQLDGNLNIDALHSSLVYLLNRHDSLRMYFPTVAGQPQIAIQNLDDIEVLTIQDGRNLDEHPQSPTIKHFIDAHAQEPFDLSTGPLFKAKLLQLKEQKYVLLINMHHIISDGWSMGVFFRELRQVYTAFSQGQIPNLSPLPIQYSDYANWQRNWLQGEVLETQINYWKNQLQDAPPLLELPTDYPRPALQSYRGDRDRYSLSPDLTLAITTFSQQQGASLFMTLLAAFSILLSRYSRQEDLCIGSAIANRTHSQTEGLIGFFVNTLILRNQIKPEESFIDLLQQTRQTCLDAYSHQDIPFEYLVEQLQPERSLSYNPLFQVMLALENNESTDLSLPGLEIEWLPLTYPFAKFDLTLLVIESDNQLNLTWEYATDLFDKSTIQRMAEQFEVLLRGIVDNPNQPIKTLPLMTAHELLQLQCWNQTQTDYPHDKTLVEIFEQQVEKNPHNIVLVFESQQLTYQQLNQKANQLAHYLIQNHQIQPDTLIGICVERSLEMIIGVLGVLKAGAAYVPIDPNYPKERIEFMLQDCRTSVLLTQSFLVDQLPLVNLENPSQVICLDRETFAEELTDNPDPRSAPNDLAYVIYTSGSTGRPKGVMIEHGGLVNLIVAIATILQIQPQSRLLQFSSFSFDASIWEIATAITTGACLYLAKKETLLPSQALVNFLANHKISHITLPPSVLSLLPQAALPNCQTIVVAGETCPTELVTQWATGRSFFNGYGPTESTVCAAIALCHPNGKKLPIGQPLSNIRIYILDAHNQPLAPGIPGELCIAGVGLARGYLNRPDLTAEKFIKIDLFGKTERIYKTGDLARWGFNGNLEYLGRIDEQIKLRGFRIELGEIESILLQHPSVKEAIITLYKTESNQSLIAYITGITNDFSTQLKNQLKSRLPDYMIPAQIIVLDELPLTPNGKIDRRALPVPNAVIECLYEAPRNEVEQQLMRVWSTVLERQNIGIHDNFFDLGGHSLLAIKLLNNIQQVFSQQLSLSSLFQNPTIAQLSEKLCNTEVQQLNSDLLLFQPQGKATPIFLLPGANGHGFYFRDLAINLGIERPVYALETPGRDGLSPLPESVVAHTSQLIDILRQQQTKSPYILVGYSSGCAVAFEMASQLEQQGETVSLLAILDAGLVSQPKYLTNRTDIDWIWQSIQRIQALKGVSLGLKYSDLADQSNDQARWDLAAEYLYQYNILPEHSTISLLKNNLKVMKVLTLNYANYQPNYSISAPIVLFRAQEVQEIVLQELQGFSDYNLPDWGWQTYTKKPVKVIFVPGNHGLMLYEPNVKLLATQLQALM; translated from the coding sequence ATGACAAAAAATGAGCAATTGGTTTCTTTAATGCTTCGTTTGCAGAATATGGGCTGTCGAATTTGGGCTGAAGATGATAAGTTACGAATTCGTACTAGTAAAAATGCCTTAACTTCTGAACTAAAGCAGGAAATTCAAGCCAACAAAACAGATATATTAGCATTCTTAAATTCTGTCAAAGCCACAACTGTCATAGCAGAGGAAATTCCGACTTTACCAGATGATGCCCCAAAGCCTCTTTCTTTTGCTCAACAACGCATCTGGCTGTTAGCGCAACTTCAAGGGCCATCAGCTAGTTACAATATGCCGATCGCTTTACAACTAGATGGAAACCTCAATATTGATGCTCTGCATTCTAGTTTGGTTTACCTGCTGAACCGCCATGACAGTCTCAGGATGTATTTTCCCACAGTGGCGGGACAACCTCAAATTGCGATCCAAAATTTAGACGACATCGAAGTTTTAACTATACAAGACGGGCGAAACCTTGATGAACATCCCCAATCTCCAACCATCAAGCATTTTATTGATGCTCATGCTCAAGAACCGTTTGATTTGAGTACTGGCCCTTTGTTTAAAGCAAAGCTGCTGCAACTCAAGGAGCAGAAATATGTGCTACTCATCAATATGCACCACATTATTAGTGATGGCTGGTCAATGGGGGTGTTTTTCCGTGAGTTAAGACAAGTTTATACCGCCTTTTCCCAGGGTCAAATCCCAAATCTTTCACCATTGCCAATTCAATACAGCGATTACGCAAACTGGCAACGAAATTGGTTACAAGGGGAAGTATTAGAAACCCAGATCAACTACTGGAAAAATCAACTTCAGGATGCTCCCCCATTACTTGAGTTACCTACCGATTATCCCCGTCCAGCACTGCAAAGCTACCGAGGCGATCGCGATCGCTATTCCCTATCACCTGACTTAACTCTTGCCATTACAACTTTTAGTCAACAGCAAGGCGCAAGTTTATTTATGACTTTGTTGGCGGCTTTCAGCATTCTGCTTTCTCGTTATAGTCGCCAAGAAGATTTATGTATTGGTTCTGCGATCGCTAACCGCACCCATAGCCAAACGGAAGGGTTAATCGGCTTTTTTGTCAATACCTTGATACTGCGTAACCAAATCAAGCCGGAAGAAAGCTTTATCGATTTATTGCAACAAACTCGTCAAACTTGTTTAGATGCCTACTCTCATCAAGACATTCCCTTTGAGTATCTGGTAGAACAGTTGCAACCAGAACGCAGTCTGAGCTACAACCCCTTATTCCAGGTCATGTTAGCACTGGAAAATAATGAAAGTACCGACTTAAGTTTACCAGGGTTAGAGATTGAATGGCTCCCATTAACCTATCCATTTGCTAAGTTTGACCTAACACTTCTGGTCATAGAATCTGATAACCAGTTAAATTTAACTTGGGAATATGCGACCGATCTTTTTGATAAAAGTACTATACAAAGGATGGCGGAACAGTTTGAAGTTTTGCTTAGGGGAATTGTTGATAACCCGAACCAACCTATCAAGACCTTGCCTTTGATGACAGCGCATGAACTTTTACAATTGCAATGCTGGAATCAAACTCAAACTGACTATCCCCACGATAAAACTTTAGTTGAAATATTTGAACAACAAGTTGAAAAAAATCCTCATAATATCGTTTTAGTCTTTGAATCTCAACAGTTAACTTATCAGCAACTCAATCAAAAAGCCAACCAACTGGCTCATTATTTAATTCAAAATCACCAAATTCAGCCAGATACTTTAATCGGTATCTGCGTTGAACGGTCTTTAGAAATGATTATTGGTGTACTCGGTGTCCTGAAAGCAGGTGCGGCTTATGTGCCGATTGATCCTAATTATCCTAAAGAACGAATTGAGTTCATGCTACAAGACTGTAGGACATCGGTGTTACTGACTCAAAGTTTTTTAGTAGATCAATTACCCTTAGTTAACCTCGAAAACCCCTCTCAGGTAATTTGTTTAGATCGGGAAACTTTCGCCGAAGAATTAACAGATAATCCCGATCCTCGAAGTGCGCCTAATGATTTGGCTTATGTGATTTATACTTCTGGTTCAACGGGACGACCCAAAGGGGTGATGATTGAACATGGGGGACTGGTGAATTTGATTGTGGCGATCGCCACCATTTTGCAAATTCAACCTCAAAGCCGATTGCTTCAGTTTTCTTCTTTCAGCTTCGATGCTTCAATTTGGGAAATTGCTACTGCGATTACCACAGGTGCTTGTTTGTATTTAGCAAAGAAAGAAACCTTATTACCAAGTCAAGCTTTGGTTAACTTCTTAGCAAATCATAAAATTTCCCATATCACCTTACCCCCTTCAGTCTTATCCCTATTACCTCAAGCTGCTTTACCCAATTGCCAAACTATAGTTGTTGCTGGTGAAACTTGCCCAACAGAATTAGTTACCCAATGGGCAACTGGACGAAGTTTTTTCAATGGCTACGGCCCTACAGAATCTACAGTTTGTGCTGCGATCGCACTCTGTCATCCTAATGGGAAAAAACTGCCCATTGGCCAACCATTATCTAATATCCGCATCTACATTTTAGATGCCCACAATCAACCCTTAGCGCCTGGTATACCTGGAGAATTGTGCATCGCTGGTGTGGGTTTGGCACGAGGTTATCTTAACCGTCCTGATTTAACCGCCGAGAAATTTATCAAAATTGATTTATTCGGTAAAACTGAGCGAATTTACAAAACTGGCGACTTAGCAAGATGGGGGTTTAATGGAAATCTTGAGTATCTAGGCCGCATTGACGAGCAGATTAAATTACGGGGTTTTAGAATTGAACTTGGTGAAATTGAATCGATTTTGTTGCAACATCCATCAGTTAAAGAAGCAATTATCACCTTATATAAAACTGAGAGTAACCAGAGTTTAATTGCCTACATAACGGGAATCACCAATGATTTTTCTACCCAATTGAAGAATCAACTGAAATCCCGTCTGCCCGATTATATGATCCCTGCTCAGATCATCGTACTGGATGAGTTACCTTTAACTCCCAATGGAAAAATTGACCGTAGAGCTTTACCTGTTCCAAATGCTGTAATTGAATGTTTATATGAAGCCCCGCGTAATGAAGTTGAACAACAACTAATGCGAGTATGGTCTACTGTACTCGAACGTCAGAATATTGGAATTCATGATAATTTTTTTGACTTAGGCGGTCATTCTTTATTAGCAATTAAACTACTCAACAATATTCAACAGGTATTTAGTCAACAACTTTCTTTAAGTAGTTTATTTCAAAATCCTACTATTGCTCAATTATCAGAAAAACTTTGTAATACTGAGGTTCAACAGTTAAATTCCGATTTACTTTTATTTCAACCTCAGGGAAAAGCAACTCCTATATTTCTTCTACCTGGCGCAAACGGACACGGTTTTTATTTTCGAGATTTGGCAATCAATTTAGGAATTGAACGTCCAGTGTATGCACTCGAAACTCCAGGACGAGATGGACTTAGCCCACTTCCTGAATCAGTAGTAGCCCATACGAGTCAACTGATTGATATATTACGTCAACAGCAAACCAAAAGTCCATACATATTAGTAGGATACTCTTCAGGTTGTGCTGTTGCTTTTGAAATGGCTTCTCAACTGGAACAGCAAGGTGAAACGGTGAGTTTACTAGCTATCTTGGATGCTGGACTAGTTTCTCAACCTAAGTATTTAACTAATAGAACAGATATTGATTGGATTTGGCAATCGATTCAACGTATTCAAGCCTTAAAGGGAGTCTCTTTAGGTTTGAAATATTCAGATTTAGCCGATCAAAGCAATGACCAAGCCAGGTGGGATCTGGCCGCAGAATATTTGTACCAATATAATATCCTCCCGGAACACTCAACTATATCTTTGCTCAAAAACAATCTGAAAGTAATGAAAGTGCTAACGCTAAATTACGCAAATTATCAGCCAAATTATTCAATTTCCGCCCCTATTGTTTTATTCCGCGCTCAAGAAGTTCAGGAGATTGTTTTGCAAGAACTCCAAGGTTTTTCTGATTACAATTTACCCGATTGGGGATGGCAAACCTATACTAAAAAGCCTGTAAAGGTAATTTTTGTACCGGGAAACCACGGTCTTATGCTTTATGAACCTAATGTCAAACTATTAGCCACACAACTACAAGCTTTAATGTAA
- a CDS encoding ABC transporter ATP-binding protein/permease: MQSQTVLNKNIMNTPSAFTRFWEDVKAIAGPYWYPTEARGRAFSDVIRAWAMLFLLILLIITLVAVTAFNSFVSRYLVDAIVEEKDFTQFIDTLLVYGAALICVTLLVGISKFVRKKIALDWYEWLNNRILAKYFGNRAYYKINFKSDIDNPDQRLAQEIEPIPRNALSFSATLFEKVLEMTVFLIIVWSISQLVAVCLVAYTIVGNIIAVYLTQELNKITQEELEYKADYNYALTHVRNHAESIAFFRGENQELNIIQRRFSNLLKSAKRKIDWERNKDIFNRGYQAVIQIFPFIALGPLHIRDDIDFGQVGQASLACNLFANALAEIINELGTSGRFSTYVERLSEFSNSLEFVTKEAENVSTIKTIEDNHLTFENLTLQTPNYEQIIVEDLSLSVQVGEGLLIVGPSGRGKSSLLRAIAGLWNAGTGRLVRPPLEEVLFLPQRPYIILGTLREQLLYPNTTRQISDAELKGVLQQVNLQNLLSRIDGFDTEVPWENILSLGEQQRLAFARLLVTHPRFTILDEATSALDLINERNLYQQLQETKTTFISVGHRESLFNYHQWVLELSQDSSWQLLTVQDYRQQKAREIVINNSPENPETTIDILPNNEYKTQPKVSPEIDTIVGLSHKEMQTLTDFSINTIRSKASLEKSITSNDGFTYRYDKDPEVLKWIRV; this comes from the coding sequence ATGCAATCTCAAACTGTTCTTAATAAAAACATAATGAATACTCCTTCAGCTTTTACTCGATTCTGGGAGGATGTCAAAGCGATCGCAGGGCCTTATTGGTATCCCACAGAGGCACGGGGTAGGGCATTTTCAGACGTGATTCGTGCATGGGCAATGCTCTTTCTGCTGATATTATTAATTATCACGCTCGTGGCTGTAACTGCCTTTAATAGCTTCGTTAGTCGTTATTTAGTCGATGCGATCGTTGAAGAAAAAGATTTTACTCAATTTATTGATACGTTATTAGTTTATGGCGCTGCCCTGATCTGTGTCACACTTTTAGTAGGAATTTCTAAATTTGTCAGAAAAAAAATTGCTCTTGATTGGTATGAATGGCTAAACAATCGTATTTTAGCAAAATATTTTGGCAATCGTGCTTATTATAAAATTAACTTTAAATCTGATATTGATAACCCAGATCAACGTCTAGCCCAAGAAATTGAACCCATTCCCAGAAATGCTCTCAGTTTTTCAGCTACTTTATTTGAAAAAGTGCTGGAAATGACGGTTTTTTTAATCATTGTCTGGTCAATTTCCCAATTGGTTGCAGTTTGTCTGGTTGCTTATACAATCGTAGGTAATATAATTGCTGTTTACTTAACCCAAGAATTGAATAAAATTACTCAAGAGGAATTGGAATATAAAGCTGACTATAATTATGCACTAACTCATGTTCGGAATCACGCTGAATCAATAGCTTTTTTTCGGGGAGAGAACCAAGAATTAAATATAATTCAACGAAGATTTAGTAATCTTCTAAAAAGTGCTAAACGCAAAATTGATTGGGAGAGAAATAAGGATATTTTTAACCGAGGATATCAGGCTGTTATCCAAATATTCCCATTTATAGCACTCGGCCCTTTACATATTAGAGATGACATTGATTTTGGACAAGTTGGCCAAGCCAGTTTAGCTTGCAATCTGTTTGCTAATGCTTTGGCCGAAATAATCAATGAACTTGGAACTTCTGGACGATTTTCGACTTACGTTGAGCGTTTGAGTGAGTTTTCAAATTCGTTAGAATTTGTTACCAAAGAAGCAGAGAATGTAAGTACTATTAAAACCATAGAAGACAACCATCTTACCTTTGAGAATCTCACTTTACAAACGCCTAACTATGAGCAGATAATTGTTGAAGATTTGTCACTTTCTGTCCAAGTAGGAGAAGGTTTATTGATTGTTGGCCCCAGTGGTCGAGGTAAAAGTTCTCTGTTGAGAGCGATCGCAGGTTTATGGAATGCTGGGACTGGTCGTCTGGTGCGACCTCCCTTAGAAGAAGTATTGTTTTTGCCCCAACGCCCTTATATAATTTTGGGAACTTTACGCGAACAGTTACTCTATCCAAATACAACTCGTCAAATTAGTGATGCAGAACTCAAAGGAGTTTTGCAACAAGTCAATCTACAAAACTTGTTGAGTCGAATAGATGGCTTTGATACTGAAGTTCCTTGGGAGAACATATTATCACTGGGAGAACAGCAACGCCTTGCATTTGCACGATTGCTAGTTACTCATCCGAGATTCACTATATTAGATGAAGCAACGAGTGCTTTAGATTTAATCAATGAAAGAAATTTATATCAACAATTACAAGAGACGAAAACAACATTTATCAGTGTTGGACATAGAGAAAGCTTATTTAATTATCATCAATGGGTTTTGGAACTATCACAAGATTCCAGTTGGCAACTTTTAACCGTACAGGATTATCGACAGCAAAAAGCAAGAGAAATTGTTATTAATAATTCTCCTGAAAATCCTGAAACCACAATAGATATTTTACCCAATAATGAATATAAAACTCAACCAAAAGTATCGCCAGAGATAGACACAATCGTAGGTCTTTCTCATAAGGAAATGCAGACATTAACAGATTTTAGTATTAACACTATCAGAAGCAAGGCTAGCCTTGAAAAGTCCATTACTAGCAATGATGGCTTTACCTACCGCTACGACAAAGACCCGGAGGTATTGAAATGGATAAGGGTTTAA